Proteins from a single region of Runella sp. SP2:
- a CDS encoding TonB-dependent receptor, which produces MKITLSQLLLIVLCSGMAIAHDTRAQEVLNRTITVAGEQLELSRILNDIEKQANVKFVYSTKIKSTQRLTVSLNNRRLSAVLDQILKPIEVTYEVIENRILLKKVKNEKDVLPNGEASSLELFRNVDRNITGTVSDEKGVGLPGVSILVKGTQRGTNTDANGNYRLSIPDDNIILVFSFVGYLSQEINVANQTSLNISLKPDTKSLEEVVVVGYGVQKKKDLTGAVSTINSEMFKERKETQVAQALQGAMSGVMVTRSGANGAMGGATIRIRGITTIGSSDPLVVVDGVPVSDVNQVNPNDIENLTVLKDAASASIYGSRAAAGVILITTKRAKTDQASIQYSYENGFDTPTQLPDYMRAQRYMELVNELRWNDAGNGANRFPTFSQDLLTDYNQKHLSDPNRYPDTDWMALTLNKVAPREAHSISIVGGSKFVKSNASVRFEKVGGFYDNKNYNRIFVRSNNDFTINKLIGGTVDFNFKRTNTLDPTANTSATDLGTIGIDTRSNPSAATPLQRILISSPIYPAIWADGRIADGKAGENVYAKIKYGGTDRINYNQIGGRLALDIKPIEGLKLSGIIAPIFDFNIQKRFNRQVDVYAANDPNQYLVSLIGGGLTTRLDENRTTNFSVTTQFLGNYLKTIGDHDFTALAGYENYYFKGESMGASRDQYLFDTYPYLNQGPAALRDNFGSAFETAYRSYFGRLTYSFKDKYLIQANVRRDGSSRFNANYRWGTFPSVSAGWVVSEENFFKRQNVMSFLKLRASWGNLGNERIGNYPSVGIMSFGNALFYQNNVAVAQQTAAQVQYAIQDISWEKTSSIDVGLDAYFLKNRLRFTADAYYKQTKDMLLALQIPIFVGFENPNQNTGTMTTKGIDLDLGWTDNIGKLRYSASFNLSQFKSVMGDLGGTEFIGDRIRKLGSQFDEWYGYRSEGIYQTQEDVNNSPKINANVKVGDMKYTDISGPNGVPDGKISPEYDRVLLGNSQPQWMYGGNFKLDYSGFDLGVTFQGIGYQNTSLLPYTDYNAENWGVFPVYLDGSTWSMNNTTDQNLAAKYPRFTETNKGLNRAMSDFWLFNGGYFRLKNITLGYTIPQRISRKILSNNIRVYLNATDVFSLNKYPKGWDPEGMGIVTTVLGGFTIGF; this is translated from the coding sequence ATGAAAATTACCTTATCACAATTGTTGCTAATCGTGTTGTGCAGTGGTATGGCAATCGCACACGATACACGTGCCCAAGAGGTGCTCAACCGCACCATTACCGTCGCGGGGGAGCAGCTTGAGTTAAGTAGAATTTTGAACGACATTGAAAAGCAAGCAAACGTCAAGTTTGTGTATAGCACCAAAATTAAGTCAACGCAGCGCCTAACTGTGAGTCTTAACAACCGCCGCCTTTCGGCAGTGTTGGACCAAATTTTGAAGCCCATCGAAGTCACGTACGAAGTGATTGAAAATCGGATTTTGCTAAAAAAAGTAAAAAACGAAAAAGACGTACTCCCAAACGGCGAAGCCTCAAGCCTTGAGTTATTCCGCAATGTCGATAGAAATATCACGGGGACAGTTTCGGACGAAAAAGGTGTAGGGCTACCTGGGGTAAGTATTTTGGTAAAAGGTACGCAGCGTGGCACCAATACCGATGCCAATGGCAATTATCGTCTCTCGATTCCCGACGACAACATCATCCTTGTTTTCTCTTTTGTCGGTTATTTGAGTCAAGAAATCAATGTCGCCAATCAGACTTCTTTGAATATTTCGCTCAAACCCGATACCAAATCACTGGAAGAAGTGGTGGTCGTAGGTTATGGCGTTCAAAAGAAAAAAGACCTCACGGGTGCTGTGTCCACGATCAATTCGGAAATGTTCAAGGAGCGCAAAGAAACGCAGGTAGCACAAGCACTGCAAGGGGCAATGTCGGGCGTGATGGTGACACGCAGTGGGGCCAATGGTGCCATGGGTGGCGCTACGATTCGGATTCGGGGGATTACGACAATTGGCAGTTCTGACCCACTGGTGGTTGTCGATGGTGTACCCGTTAGTGATGTCAACCAAGTAAACCCCAACGATATTGAGAACCTTACCGTACTGAAAGATGCAGCATCGGCCTCTATTTATGGATCACGCGCAGCAGCAGGGGTAATTTTGATTACGACCAAGCGCGCCAAAACCGACCAAGCTTCTATTCAATACAGTTACGAAAACGGCTTTGATACCCCTACGCAGCTACCCGACTACATGCGGGCGCAACGCTACATGGAGCTTGTCAACGAACTCCGCTGGAATGATGCGGGCAACGGCGCAAACCGCTTCCCAACTTTTAGCCAAGATTTGTTGACGGATTACAACCAAAAACACTTGTCTGACCCCAATCGTTACCCCGACACCGACTGGATGGCTTTGACCCTCAACAAAGTAGCTCCTAGAGAAGCCCACAGCATCAGTATCGTAGGAGGTTCAAAATTTGTAAAATCAAACGCGTCGGTTCGGTTTGAAAAAGTAGGTGGCTTTTACGACAACAAAAACTACAACCGAATTTTTGTCCGTTCCAACAACGACTTTACCATCAATAAACTCATTGGAGGTACCGTTGATTTTAACTTTAAGAGAACGAATACCCTCGACCCTACGGCAAACACCAGCGCAACAGATTTAGGAACCATTGGAATCGATACCCGAAGTAACCCTTCAGCGGCAACTCCTTTACAGCGAATTTTGATTTCATCACCTATTTATCCCGCAATCTGGGCAGATGGCCGCATTGCTGATGGAAAAGCGGGGGAAAACGTATATGCTAAAATTAAATATGGTGGCACTGATCGAATCAATTACAACCAAATTGGAGGACGGCTTGCCCTTGATATTAAACCCATTGAGGGCTTAAAATTGTCGGGTATTATCGCACCTATTTTTGATTTTAACATTCAAAAACGTTTCAATCGACAGGTAGATGTCTATGCCGCCAACGACCCCAACCAATATCTGGTATCGTTAATTGGAGGTGGTCTTACGACACGTTTGGACGAAAACCGCACGACTAATTTTAGTGTAACAACCCAGTTTTTAGGAAATTACCTAAAAACCATTGGTGACCACGATTTTACGGCCTTGGCAGGTTACGAAAACTACTACTTCAAAGGCGAGTCGATGGGGGCTTCGCGCGACCAATATTTGTTTGACACCTATCCTTATCTCAACCAAGGTCCCGCTGCGTTAAGAGATAACTTCGGGTCAGCCTTTGAAACCGCTTATCGCTCTTATTTCGGTCGCTTGACGTATAGCTTCAAAGACAAATACTTGATTCAGGCCAATGTTCGTCGTGACGGCTCGTCGCGTTTCAATGCCAACTACCGTTGGGGTACGTTTCCGTCGGTGTCGGCGGGCTGGGTAGTAAGCGAGGAAAATTTCTTCAAAAGACAAAACGTAATGTCCTTTCTGAAACTTCGTGCCTCATGGGGAAACCTGGGCAACGAGCGCATAGGAAACTATCCGTCGGTGGGTATCATGAGTTTTGGCAATGCGCTCTTTTACCAAAACAACGTAGCCGTAGCGCAGCAGACCGCCGCCCAAGTGCAATATGCCATCCAGGATATTTCGTGGGAGAAAACATCCTCTATTGATGTCGGCTTGGACGCTTATTTCCTAAAAAATCGTTTACGCTTCACGGCCGACGCCTATTACAAACAAACCAAAGACATGTTGTTGGCCTTGCAGATTCCGATTTTTGTAGGATTTGAAAACCCAAACCAAAATACGGGCACCATGACGACCAAAGGCATTGATTTGGATTTGGGCTGGACCGACAACATCGGCAAACTACGTTACTCAGCATCTTTCAACTTATCACAGTTTAAATCTGTCATGGGCGATTTGGGTGGTACTGAGTTTATTGGCGACCGCATCCGAAAATTAGGAAGCCAATTTGACGAGTGGTACGGCTACCGTTCGGAAGGGATTTACCAAACCCAAGAAGACGTCAATAATTCTCCCAAAATCAACGCGAACGTCAAAGTTGGCGACATGAAATACACCGACATCAGCGGCCCGAATGGCGTACCTGACGGTAAAATTTCGCCAGAGTATGACCGCGTTTTATTGGGCAACTCACAACCACAATGGATGTACGGCGGAAATTTTAAGTTAGACTACAGCGGATTTGATTTGGGAGTAACCTTTCAGGGCATTGGCTACCAAAATACGTCGCTACTACCTTACACCGACTACAACGCCGAAAACTGGGGTGTGTTCCCTGTGTATTTGGACGGAAGTACTTGGAGCATGAACAATACTACCGACCAAAACCTTGCGGCCAAATACCCAAGATTTACCGAAACCAACAAAGGTTTGAACCGCGCTATGTCTGATTTCTGGTTATTCAATGGTGGTTATTTTCGTTTGAAAAACATCACATTGGGCTACACCATTCCACAACGGATTTCGCGCAAAATTCTCTCGAACAACATTCGGGTGTATCTCAATGCAACCGACGTATTTTCACTCAACAAATACCCAAAAGGTTGGGATCCTGAAGGAATGGGAATCGTAACAACTGTGTTGGGCGGCTTTACCATTGGCTTTTAA
- a CDS encoding FecR family protein: protein MTQQEFNELSKRYLEGKTTEEEERFLEQWLRQQPSSYPTNLAENQRNSLEKRLWQRIHGHIRPSARLLQMPWTWVSAAAACLVMGFIWWNTNEPTTSNITLQAITAQAENKGIEVKNTTTHEQEVRLEDGTIVLLKQNSSIVYDKTFNQTKRTVYLKGQAFFKVKRNVTKPFVVHAGELTTEVLGTSFWVSHHEKSNTIEVSVTTGKVSVYTEKPNQKAEKNGVILTPNQKVLYDVTSKNIVPGIVENPVPIATPELANLPLVFKETSLEEVLRSLSVRYGLEFVIANPNAKDCHITADLNGLSMFTQLELICKSIDATYEKRGTVVFIYGDGC, encoded by the coding sequence ATGACTCAACAAGAATTTAACGAGCTATCAAAGCGCTACCTAGAAGGGAAAACAACCGAAGAAGAGGAGCGGTTTTTGGAGCAATGGCTTCGGCAGCAGCCTTCTTCATACCCCACCAATCTAGCAGAAAATCAGCGAAATTCGCTTGAAAAGCGCCTTTGGCAGCGTATTCACGGGCATATTCGTCCTAGCGCTCGCCTCCTACAAATGCCCTGGACGTGGGTTTCGGCCGCGGCGGCTTGTTTGGTGATGGGCTTCATTTGGTGGAATACCAACGAGCCGACAACCTCAAACATCACTTTACAAGCCATTACGGCGCAAGCCGAAAACAAGGGTATTGAAGTAAAAAACACGACCACGCACGAACAAGAAGTGCGCCTTGAAGACGGTACCATTGTGCTGCTCAAACAAAACAGCAGCATCGTATATGACAAAACTTTCAACCAAACCAAACGCACCGTTTATTTAAAAGGACAAGCCTTTTTTAAGGTAAAACGCAACGTCACCAAACCCTTTGTAGTGCACGCAGGAGAGCTAACGACCGAGGTATTAGGAACGAGTTTTTGGGTAAGTCACCACGAAAAATCAAACACCATCGAAGTATCGGTTACGACGGGCAAGGTATCGGTTTATACCGAAAAGCCCAACCAAAAAGCGGAGAAGAATGGCGTCATTTTGACCCCAAATCAAAAAGTACTCTATGATGTTACCTCCAAAAACATTGTCCCAGGCATTGTTGAAAACCCTGTTCCAATTGCTACGCCAGAGTTAGCGAACCTTCCTTTGGTGTTTAAAGAAACCTCGTTAGAGGAAGTCCTCCGCTCCCTCTCAGTGCGGTACGGGCTAGAGTTTGTGATTGCCAATCCCAACGCCAAGGATTGCCACATCACTGCCGACCTCAACGGGCTTTCGATGTTTACCCAACTCGAACTTATCTGTAAATCCATAGATGCCACTTACGAAAAACGTGGCACGGTGGTCTTCATTTATGGAGACGGTTGCTAA
- a CDS encoding RNA polymerase sigma factor, producing the protein MKQWDDERLVEFLREGKIPAFEEIYRRYWYKLYGIAYHQTGVREEAEELVQEVFLTIWNRRNEVVIRHLDLYLTIAIKNQVYDYIKSQVNYRKYQEYLIFQEIHQNYATDEIVNYVELAEAVDKVLNLLPEKSAEVFKRSRFENQSVKEIAHGLNLSEKAVEYHITKSLKFLKENLKSYQSNN; encoded by the coding sequence ATGAAGCAATGGGATGACGAACGATTGGTGGAGTTTCTACGAGAAGGCAAGATTCCTGCTTTTGAAGAAATCTACCGTCGGTACTGGTACAAACTCTACGGCATTGCCTACCACCAAACGGGGGTGCGGGAAGAAGCCGAAGAGTTGGTACAGGAGGTGTTTCTAACCATTTGGAACCGCCGTAACGAGGTAGTCATTCGCCACTTGGATTTGTACCTAACCATTGCCATCAAGAATCAGGTTTATGACTACATCAAGTCGCAAGTCAATTACCGCAAATACCAAGAGTACCTTATTTTTCAGGAAATCCATCAAAATTATGCCACCGACGAAATCGTCAATTACGTAGAATTGGCCGAAGCGGTGGACAAAGTGCTCAATCTTTTGCCCGAAAAAAGTGCGGAGGTTTTTAAGAGAAGCCGTTTTGAGAATCAATCGGTGAAAGAAATTGCTCATGGCCTCAACCTGAGTGAAAAAGCGGTCGAGTACCACATTACCAAATCGCTCAAGTTCTTGAAAGAAAACCTGAAATCGTATCAATCCAACAACTAG
- a CDS encoding family 16 glycosylhydrolase gives MNKKITFSVLFTMVLFRLQVINAQQFHNNKIVAHRGAWKKTGVPQNSIASLQAAVRLGCVGSEFDVRMTKDEVLVINHDAHHEGMDIEQTDFAELRKKPLKNGELLPTLEEYLKEGKKQKKTMLVTEIKPSPAGKERGVLLAEKVVQMVRKMKAQKWIVYISFDYDILKKVRELDKDAKLQYLNGNISASQLKADNIGGADYHFSVFQRDEQWLDEAKKEGIVTNAWTVNDTLLMDYFLGRNIDFLTTDEPEKGLQHDAYFAKTKRKLVGGDEFNYTGLPDSKKWGYDVGGNGWGNNELQYYTKEDTSNAVVRKGVLTITARPQAMENRKFTSARLVTRDKGEWTYGRIEVRAKLPKGRGTWPAIWMLGKDIKEVGWPKCGEIDIMEHVGYDPDTLVGTIHTQAYNHVKGTQKSKKIFIKNPYTEFHVYAVDWTPEKMDFLLDGVVYLSIPNEHKTVNEWPFDKPHYLLLNLAVGGNWGGAKGVDESVFPASMEVDFVRVYQ, from the coding sequence ATGAATAAAAAAATTACTTTCTCTGTCCTATTTACAATGGTGCTTTTTAGACTCCAAGTCATAAATGCACAGCAGTTTCACAACAACAAAATAGTAGCACACCGAGGAGCTTGGAAAAAAACGGGCGTTCCTCAAAACTCCATCGCTTCCTTGCAAGCAGCCGTTCGCTTAGGCTGTGTAGGCTCTGAATTTGACGTGCGGATGACCAAAGATGAGGTGTTGGTCATCAACCACGACGCACACCACGAAGGCATGGACATCGAACAAACCGATTTTGCCGAACTCCGTAAAAAACCGCTCAAAAACGGCGAATTACTTCCTACGCTGGAGGAATACTTGAAAGAAGGCAAAAAGCAGAAAAAAACAATGCTCGTGACGGAAATCAAACCGTCGCCTGCGGGTAAAGAACGAGGGGTGCTTTTGGCCGAAAAAGTGGTGCAAATGGTACGCAAAATGAAAGCTCAGAAGTGGATTGTCTATATCAGTTTTGATTATGATATTTTGAAAAAAGTGCGCGAACTCGACAAGGACGCAAAGCTGCAATATCTCAACGGGAACATTTCGGCGTCTCAACTAAAAGCAGACAACATCGGTGGCGCCGATTATCATTTTAGTGTTTTTCAACGGGATGAACAATGGCTGGATGAAGCAAAAAAAGAGGGAATTGTCACCAATGCCTGGACAGTCAACGATACCTTGCTCATGGATTATTTTTTGGGGAGAAACATTGATTTTCTCACAACCGATGAACCCGAAAAAGGGCTGCAACACGATGCGTATTTTGCCAAAACCAAACGCAAATTGGTGGGAGGTGATGAGTTTAATTATACGGGTTTACCTGATTCAAAAAAATGGGGCTACGACGTCGGCGGAAATGGTTGGGGAAACAACGAACTGCAATATTATACGAAGGAAGATACCAGCAACGCCGTCGTTCGTAAGGGTGTTTTGACCATTACTGCCCGCCCACAGGCAATGGAAAATCGCAAATTTACCTCCGCTCGTTTGGTTACGCGCGACAAAGGTGAATGGACGTACGGCAGGATTGAAGTTCGGGCAAAACTTCCCAAAGGACGAGGAACTTGGCCCGCGATTTGGATGCTTGGCAAAGACATCAAAGAAGTAGGCTGGCCCAAATGCGGCGAAATCGACATCATGGAGCACGTTGGCTACGACCCCGATACGCTCGTCGGGACGATTCACACCCAAGCCTACAACCACGTCAAAGGAACGCAGAAATCGAAGAAAATTTTTATCAAAAATCCTTACACTGAGTTTCACGTGTATGCCGTGGACTGGACACCCGAGAAGATGGATTTTTTGCTGGATGGCGTTGTTTATTTGAGCATTCCCAACGAACACAAAACGGTCAATGAATGGCCTTTTGACAAACCCCACTATTTGTTGCTCAACTTAGCCGTTGGGGGTAACTGGGGTGGCGCCAAAGGGGTTGATGAAAGCGTTTTCCCTGCTTCGATGGAAGTGGATTTTGTACGCGTTTATCAATAA
- a CDS encoding FAD-dependent oxidoreductase, with protein MKPTDIKNPEYFHKVVDCQYACPAHTPVPEYIRLIAAERYTEAYMVNWESNVFPGVLGRTCDRPCEPACRRGRVEEEPVAICRLKRVAADNKGDVKAFMPQGPFVSNGKRIALIGGGPAALTVARDLAPLGYQIDLYDDQDRGGGMMRSQIPSFRLPESVLNEEVNFILDLGIHTHFKTRVDSLRGVLDKGYDAVFVGTGAPKGKDLADLPGRWDSTGNIHIGIEWLASVAFEHTQKIGKKVLVLGGGNTAMDCCRTSRRLGGEDVKVVVRSPRKEMKASPWEIEDALHEDIPIFENHVPKSFVTENGKLVGMMFEKVEPKYENGRRKLVPTGEPEVFFEADDVLIAIGQENSFPWIERDLGLEFNQWGLPALDETTFQSTVPNVFFGGDAALGPKNVITAVAQGHQAAVSIDLYCNQQSLTERPSPYTNLISQKMGIHEWIYDSDVTTDIRYKVPHADKSLTLKDRKKEVELGFSQDTGFKEAQRCLNCDVQTVFSESRCIECDACVDICPTTCITFTTNGEEEDLRTRLNAPANDTDQDLYVSDTLKTGRVMIKDENVCLHCGLCAERCPTSAWDMQKYLYSVTKAGNQCGILQELTT; from the coding sequence TTGAAACCGACAGATATTAAAAACCCTGAGTATTTCCACAAAGTGGTGGATTGCCAGTACGCTTGCCCTGCGCATACGCCTGTACCAGAGTACATTCGGCTGATTGCGGCAGAGCGCTACACGGAGGCGTACATGGTCAATTGGGAATCCAATGTTTTCCCAGGTGTGTTGGGTCGTACTTGCGACCGTCCGTGTGAACCTGCCTGCCGTCGCGGGCGCGTGGAGGAGGAACCCGTTGCGATTTGCCGCCTCAAGCGCGTTGCTGCCGATAACAAAGGTGACGTAAAGGCATTTATGCCACAAGGCCCTTTTGTTTCAAACGGTAAGCGCATTGCTTTGATTGGTGGTGGCCCTGCGGCCCTGACCGTTGCGAGAGATTTGGCACCGCTTGGTTATCAAATCGACCTCTACGACGACCAAGACCGTGGTGGAGGAATGATGCGTAGCCAGATTCCTTCGTTTCGTTTACCCGAAAGCGTGTTGAACGAAGAGGTAAACTTTATCCTCGATTTGGGGATTCATACGCATTTCAAAACGCGCGTTGATAGCCTGCGTGGCGTCCTAGACAAAGGATACGATGCGGTTTTTGTTGGAACGGGCGCACCCAAAGGAAAAGACTTGGCGGATTTGCCAGGACGTTGGGATTCGACTGGCAACATTCACATCGGTATTGAGTGGCTGGCAAGCGTAGCGTTTGAACACACCCAAAAAATTGGTAAAAAAGTATTGGTTTTGGGTGGTGGAAATACGGCCATGGACTGCTGCCGTACGTCTCGCCGCCTGGGTGGCGAAGATGTGAAAGTAGTGGTTCGTAGCCCACGCAAAGAAATGAAAGCTTCTCCTTGGGAAATCGAAGATGCCTTGCACGAAGATATTCCTATTTTTGAAAACCACGTTCCAAAATCCTTCGTTACCGAAAATGGTAAATTGGTAGGAATGATGTTTGAGAAAGTAGAGCCAAAATACGAAAACGGTCGCCGCAAGCTTGTTCCAACGGGTGAGCCTGAAGTGTTTTTTGAGGCTGATGATGTGTTAATTGCCATCGGACAAGAAAACTCTTTCCCTTGGATTGAGCGCGATTTAGGCTTGGAGTTTAACCAATGGGGCTTGCCTGCGTTGGATGAAACGACGTTCCAATCAACCGTTCCTAACGTGTTTTTTGGTGGTGACGCTGCACTGGGGCCGAAAAACGTCATCACGGCAGTAGCACAAGGACACCAAGCGGCGGTTTCGATTGATTTGTACTGTAACCAACAATCGCTTACTGAGCGTCCGTCGCCTTATACCAACTTGATTAGCCAAAAAATGGGTATTCACGAGTGGATTTATGATAGCGATGTGACGACTGATATTCGCTATAAAGTTCCGCACGCCGATAAAAGCTTGACCCTCAAAGACCGCAAAAAAGAAGTAGAATTGGGCTTTAGCCAAGATACGGGCTTCAAAGAAGCACAACGCTGCCTCAATTGCGACGTTCAAACGGTCTTCTCGGAAAGCCGTTGTATCGAATGTGATGCTTGTGTAGATATTTGTCCTACGACTTGTATCACATTTACCACAAATGGTGAAGAAGAAGACCTTCGCACGCGTTTGAACGCCCCCGCCAACGACACCGACCAAGACTTGTACGTGTCGGATACGCTGAAAACAGGGCGGGTGATGATCAAAGACGAAAACGTGTGTTTACACTGTGGCCTTTGCGCCGAACGCTGTCCTACATCGGCTTGGGACATGCAGAAATATTTATATTCAGTTACCAAAGCAGGGAATCAATGCGGAATCTTACAGGAATTAACGACTTAG
- a CDS encoding 2-oxoacid:acceptor oxidoreductase subunit alpha, with the protein MRNLTGINDLVVRFANVNGTGSASANNMFAMSIFRMGIPMTAKNIFPSNIQGLPTWYEVRVSEKGYLGRREGVDVLVCVNPQSMKQDIASVKSGGYFVYDNTKNLHKDFIREDINYIGIPMIGICMRLYQDPRQRQLFKNMIYVGALAALLDIELEVVKGIIADEFAKKPKLIEPNVQAMMEGVKYVQDNYSYPLHVRVERRDLVGDSIVIDGNTACGLGAVYAGATVAGWYPITPSTSLVEAFAKYANKYRLDPETGLKKVAIVQAEDELAAFGMVLGASWNGARAFTATSGPGVSLMNEFLGLAYFAEIPAVLVDVQRGGPSTGMPTRTQQSDLLLAAYASHGDTKHVLLLPSTPTECFNLMADAFDLAERLQTPVIMMTDLDLGMNDHLTAPLKWDDSRRYDRGKVYTAQDLDDLTAVGKQFGRYLDVDGDGIPYRTIPATHPTKGSFFTRGTSHDEYARYTEDGVKNAEVLDRLLKKWDTAKEITPKPEFYQTENKSNVGVIFFGTTTYAALEAMDLLREEEGITLDAMRATAFPFHSSVEEFIAAHDQVFVIEQNRDAQFRTLLINELEVNPKKLIKILNYDGMPITAEAIRRQIAGVLATV; encoded by the coding sequence ATGCGGAATCTTACAGGAATTAACGACTTAGTAGTACGATTTGCCAACGTTAACGGGACAGGGTCGGCCAGTGCTAACAACATGTTTGCGATGTCCATTTTTAGAATGGGCATTCCCATGACGGCTAAAAATATTTTCCCCTCTAATATCCAAGGACTACCAACTTGGTACGAGGTTCGGGTGAGCGAAAAAGGCTATTTAGGCCGCCGTGAAGGGGTGGACGTGTTGGTGTGCGTCAACCCACAAAGTATGAAACAAGACATTGCTTCCGTCAAATCGGGGGGGTATTTTGTGTACGATAACACCAAAAATTTACACAAAGATTTTATCCGCGAAGACATCAATTACATCGGGATTCCGATGATTGGTATCTGTATGCGTTTGTACCAAGACCCTCGTCAGCGTCAGTTGTTCAAAAACATGATTTACGTGGGTGCCTTGGCTGCTTTGCTGGACATTGAGTTGGAGGTGGTAAAAGGAATCATTGCCGATGAGTTTGCCAAAAAACCAAAACTCATTGAACCCAACGTGCAAGCAATGATGGAAGGTGTAAAATACGTGCAGGACAATTATAGCTACCCGCTCCACGTACGCGTCGAACGCCGTGATTTGGTGGGCGATAGCATTGTGATTGACGGAAACACCGCCTGCGGTCTCGGGGCAGTGTACGCAGGAGCGACCGTCGCGGGTTGGTACCCGATTACTCCCTCGACCTCACTGGTAGAAGCTTTTGCCAAATACGCCAACAAATACCGACTTGACCCCGAAACGGGACTCAAAAAAGTAGCCATTGTGCAAGCGGAAGACGAGCTCGCTGCTTTTGGGATGGTGTTGGGTGCTTCGTGGAACGGAGCGCGGGCGTTTACGGCAACGAGTGGCCCTGGGGTTTCGTTGATGAACGAATTTTTGGGCTTAGCCTATTTTGCCGAAATTCCAGCGGTGTTGGTGGATGTACAACGTGGTGGCCCTTCAACGGGGATGCCGACGCGTACGCAGCAGTCTGACTTGTTGTTGGCTGCCTATGCGTCGCACGGGGATACCAAACACGTTTTGTTGTTGCCAAGTACGCCAACGGAATGTTTCAATTTGATGGCCGATGCGTTTGATTTGGCAGAACGTTTGCAAACGCCTGTCATTATGATGACAGATTTGGATTTGGGCATGAATGACCACTTGACGGCACCATTGAAATGGGATGATAGCCGTCGTTATGACCGTGGAAAAGTATATACCGCGCAAGATTTGGACGATTTGACGGCGGTGGGTAAGCAATTTGGTCGTTATTTAGACGTGGACGGCGACGGAATTCCGTACCGTACCATTCCCGCCACGCACCCAACAAAAGGTTCATTCTTCACACGCGGTACGTCGCACGACGAATATGCGCGCTATACCGAAGACGGAGTAAAAAATGCCGAAGTGCTTGACCGTTTGCTTAAAAAGTGGGACACCGCCAAAGAAATTACGCCAAAGCCTGAGTTTTACCAAACTGAAAATAAAAGCAATGTCGGGGTAATTTTCTTCGGAACAACGACCTACGCGGCTTTGGAAGCGATGGATTTGCTCCGTGAAGAAGAGGGGATTACGCTAGATGCGATGCGTGCCACGGCCTTCCCGTTCCATTCGTCGGTAGAGGAGTTTATTGCGGCGCACGACCAAGTATTTGTGATTGAGCAAAACCGCGATGCGCAGTTCCGTACGTTGTTAATCAATGAATTGGAAGTGAATCCGAAGAAGCTCATCAAAATCCTCAATTACGACGGAATGCCAATCACCGCAGAAGCGATTCGTCGTCAGATTGCGGGAGTTTTAGCGACGGTTTAA